CGGTGCGCCGCGCGGGCCGCGCCGAGCGCCATGTCGACGATGGCGGTCTGCGTCTCGCGGTACCGGTCGATCTCCCTGCTGTGCACCAGGGCCCGGCGCCAGTACGCGGCGGCCGCGCCGAAGTCGGGCCGGGCGGACGTCATTTCGGACCGGCCCATGCTGAGCCGCGCCTCCAGGGCGAGTCCGCGCGCGTCGAGGGAGAGGCGGAGGTGCTTGTCCGGCACCCCGGCGTACCCGGGATTCAGCTCGTCGAAGCGCCCGCAAGCCGGTTCGCACACGGCCGCGGCTCCTGGCCCGCCGCGGGCCCGGCAGCCGGGACAGCGCAGCTCGGAGAGGGCGGCGAGGGCGTCGGCGGCTTTGTCCTGCCCCAGGAGGAGCTGTGCGAAGCCGAGCTCGGAGAAGGCGTAGGTGAGGGAGGCGTACGCGGAGGACAGGGCCTGCACGCCGCCATTGGACTGGGCCCGCGCGCCGGTGAACGACTGCTCCCGCGTGTCGGCGAGGGTCCGATCCCGTGCGTCGGCGTTGGACTGGTCCCGCGCGTCGGCGAACGACTGCTCCCGCGTGTCGGCGAAGGACCGATCCCGTGCGTCGGCGTTGGACTGCTCCCGCGCGTCGGCGAACGACCGCTCCCACGCGGCCGCGAACGCGCCGAACTCCGCCGACCTGCCGAGGTCCGCGATGCGCAGCGGCCCGCAGAACAGCGCCGCCCCGCCACCCCCCGACGACGGAAAGCCGCCGACGGCCGCGAGCAGCTTCGCCGCGTCGGCCTCACGCTGGAGCAGCGGTCCGGGCGCGACACGGGTGCCCGCGTCGTCGGGCATGCGCCGTTCGAGCACCTCGCGCAGCCCGGCGCGGAGCACGGGCACGAGGGAGGGCTCGACGGTGACGCCGTACCGCCGGGAAGCGGAGCTCAGGACGTGCGCCCAGAACCCGGCGTCGTGCAGCAGCGCGGCCCATGCGGCGATGCACCGCTCCCACCGTGAACCACGGTGATCGGTCGGCGAGTTGAGGAGGCAGATCGCGAGAGTGTGGGTGACCCGGTGGTCGGCCGGGTCGTCCCGGACGGCGTCGTCCAACAGAGCGACGGCGGCCGCCCGGCGCCCACCGCGCATCAGGGCGACGGCGTACAGCGGGGAGGAAGGCCAGGGCCCTGGCCCGAGCCACCGCGCGGCGGCGAGCAGCTCCCCGGCCCGCCGCCACCCTTCGTCGCCCCGCGCCGCGAAGCCTCCGTGCGGGGCGAGGGGAGCGAGCGCGGCGAGGGCCGCCCTGCGGAGCCGCAGCGCCACTTCGCGTGCGGTACGGCCCGAGAGTACGGCGAACAGCCAGCGGGCCTCGTCGTCGAGGGACCCGGCGAGCGCTGCGGCCCGCAGGTCGTCGAGAGCGGCGTCCGCGTGGCCCGCGCGGGCGTGCACGTAGGCGCGCTGGACGAGGCTGCGGCCGTGCGGGACCGCGCAGGCGAGGGAGGCGGTGAGGTGGCGCTCCGCCGCCGCGAAGTCGCCGCGGTGCGCGGCCGCGCAGCCCAGCCAGTGCAACGGTCCCGCCGCCGAGGGGCGCAACGCGTGCGCCCGCTCGAACTCGACCTCGGCGCCCTCGCTTTCCCCCCGGGCGAGCCGCGCTCGCCCTGCCCCGGTCCACGCCCGCGCAGCGAGGCGCGCGACGCCTTCGGGAAGGACATCGGCCGCCTGGCCCCCGGTGCCCAGGCCACCCGTGAGGGCCGCGGCGTCCAGGGCCCCCGTGCCCCCGGCGTCGGGGCCAGCCGTGTGGGCTGAGGTGTCCGAGGCCCCCGTGCTCCCGGCGTCCGGGCTACCCGTGGGGGCCACGGCGTCCAGGACCCGCGTGCTCCCGGCGTCCGGGCTACCCGTGGGGGCCGCGGCGTCCAGGACCCGCATGCCCCCGGCATCGAGGCCAGCCGTGTGGGCTGAGGCGTCACAGAATCCCACGTTCCCGGCGTCCGGGCCACCCGCGTCGCCCCCAGCGTCCGAGACCCCCGCGCCCCCGACATCGAGGCCACCCCCATCGCCCCCGATGTCCAGGCCGCCCGCATCACCCCCCGCCCCGCCGTCCACCACTCCCGCGAGCCGCAGCGCCTGCCTGAAGCAGGCCTCGGCCGTGCCCGTATCGCCCCGCTCCAGGGCCGATTCGCCCTCGGCGCAGGCCTGTTCGGCGCGGGCGACCCGGGCGGCCCGGGCAGCCTGGGATGCCTGGGAAAGGTCCGCTTTCGTGGTGTGCGTCGTCACAGTCGGCCCCCGATTCCGGTCCGTGGCGGCCGGGTCAGCCGGTGGCCTCGTCGAGGACCGAACGCCAGCGGGCCCGGTCGCGGTCGTAGTGCAGCGGTCCCACCGAGAACTCCGTGAGGTCGAGCGCGGTGAGCTGCTCGTACGCCTCGGCGGGGAGGTCCGGCTCCAGCACGATGTCGAGGCCGGTGGTCGCGTCCTGCAGCACGATCGGCCGCGCGGCACCCTCCTCACGGGCCTCCCGGGAGAGCCGTGCGTCCCGTTGCCCCGGCAGGGCGGAGTCACGAGGCGACGCGGGGCGCGCAGTCCTCCGTACGACACCCCTGAACGCGTCGTACGCGTCCTTGACCGCCTCCGCCCCGAGGCCGGTGAGGAACGCCTGGAGGGGCAGCGAGGCGAGGACGATCCAGGGGACGTCGACGGCGCCGCGGTGGTCGACGGTGTGCCGGACACGGACCGGTGGCGCGCCGAGTCCTTCGAAGGCGGCGACCAGCTCGCGGCGGAGTTCGTCGGGGACCTCGCGGTCCAGGAGCAGCTCCGCTCGCAGCGGCGCATCGGTCATGGACGTGCTTCCTTCCGACGGCGTCGTCGGCAGCCTAGAGGCGTGAACGGTGCGCACGCGGGGAAACCCGTGATTCGCAGGCACGGAACCTGTGGCACGGTGCGAGCGGCCGGGCCCGCCCTTCGCATGTCCTTTCCACTTTCGAAGGCGAAGTGGCCCCGGTTCACGCGATGGTGCGATCATCGGGCGCCGCACGGATGCCGCCAGGGGGCCCCGGGTAGGGCCGGGCACATGACGCAACCGTTCGAACTGCCGCACTTCTACATGCCGTACGCCGCGAGGCTCAACCCACACCTGGAGGAGGCCCGCGCGCACTCCACGCGCTGGGCGCGGGACATGGGCATGCTGGAGGGCAGCGGCGTCTGGGAGCAGAGCGACCTCGACGCGCACGACTACGGCCTGTTGTGCGCGTACACCCACCCCGACTGCGACGGCCCCGCCCTGTCGCTGATCACGGACTGGTACGTGTGGGTGTTCTTCTTCGACGACCACTTCCTGGACATGTACAAACGCACCCAGGACAGGTCCGCGGGCAAGGCGCACCTGGACCGCCTGCCCCTCTTCATGCCCATGGACCTGTCGGCCGCCGTGCCCGAGCCGCGCAACCCGGTCGAGGCGGGCCTCGCCGACCTGTGGGCGCGCACCGTGCCCGCCATGTCCAAGGACTGGCGGCGCCGCTTCGCGGAGTCGACGGAGCACCTGCTCGACGAGTCGATGTGGGAGCTTTCCAACATCAACGAGGGGCGGATCGCGAACCCCGTCGAGTACATCGAAATGCGCCGCAAGGTAGGCGGTGCCCCCTGGTCCGCGGGCCTCATCGAGTACGCGACGGCGGAGGTGCCCGCGTCGGTCGCGGGGACGAGGCCGCTGCGCGTCCTCATGGAGACGTTCGCCGACGCCGTCCACTTGCGGAACGACCTCTTCTCGTACCAGCGCGAGGTCCAGGACGAGGGCGAGCTCAGCAATGGAGTGCTCGTTCTGGAGACCTTCTTCGACTGCACCACCCAGGAGGCGGCCGACACGGTCAACGACGTGTTGACCTCGCGGCTGCACCAGTTCGAGCACACGGCGGTCACCGAAGTGCCCGCCGTCGCTGTGGCGAAAGGTCTCTCCTCGTCCGAGGTGGCGGCCGTCGCCGCGTACACGAGAGGGCTACAGGACTGGCAGTCGGGCGGCCACGAGTGGCATCTGCGCTCCAGCCGGTACATGAACGAAGGTGCGGTCGGCAGCTCACCGCTCGGCGGTCGCACGAGCCCCACCGATCCCACCGGAGTCGCCAGTCTCGCCGGTCCCACCGGTCTCGGGACCTCGGGGACCCACGTCGCGGCGCTGCTATCCGCCGCGGGCGCGGAACGGACGCGGTCCTTCACCCACGTGCCCTTCCAGAAGGTGGGCCCCTCCCGCATCCCCGACCTGTACATGCCGTTCCCGCTGCGGCTCAACCCCGGACTCGACACCGCGCGGCAGCGCATCACCGGGTGGTCGCACGAAATGGGCCTCCTGGAGGAGGGTGTCTGGGACGAGGACAAGCTCGCCGCGTACGACCTTCCGCTGTGCGCCGCGGGACTCGACCCGGACGGCACGCAGCAGGCACTCGACCTCAGCACACAGTGGCTCGTGTGGGGCACCTACGGCGACGACTACTACCCCCTCGTCTACGGCAACCGCCGCGACCTCGCCGCCGCGAAGCTCTGCACCGAACGCCTCTCCGCCTGCATGACGCTCGCCGGCGAGCCCGCTCCGGTGCCCGTGAACGCCATGGAGCGTGGCCTCGTCGACCTGTGGGCGCGCACGACCCGCGACATGACCGACCGGCAGCGCAGGGTGCTGCGCGACGCCGTCGACGTCATGACGGAGAGCTGGGTGTGGGAGATCTTCAACCAGCTGCACCACCGCGTCCCCGACCCGGTCGACTACCTGGAGATGCGCCGCGCCACGTTCGGCGCCGACCTGACGATGGGCCTGTGCCGGATGGGCCACGGCCCCGCCGTACCGCCCGCGCTCTACCGCAGCGGTCCCGTCCGCTCCCTGGAGAACGCCGCCGTCGACTACGCCATGCTCGTGAACGACATCTTCTCGTACCAGAAGGAGATCGAGTACGAGGGCGAGTTCCACAACGGCATCCTCGTCGTGCAGAACTTCTTCGGCTGCGACTACCCGTCGGCACTGCGCGTTATCCACGACCTGACGACACAGCGGCTGCGCCAGTTCGAGCATGTCAGCACCCACGAATTCCCCACTCTGTACGAGGACTTCGGGCTGTCCCGCGAGGGCCGCGCGGCCATGGACGGCTACGTCGCCGACCTGAAGAACTGGATGGCGGGCATCCTCAACTGGCACCACCGCTGCCACCGCTACGGCGCGCAGGACCTGGCAGGGCGCGCGCACGGCTTCCTGCCCGATCGTGCGCCCCGCGGCGCACCGACAAGCCCCCTTCGGATGGTTTCATCCGGAATGCAGGATTCGTGGAACTTCGGTGGTGCGCCGGGAGTCTTCTGAAGTGAAGGCGGCCGCCGAGCGGCCGCGAAACGGGGGATGGACACGGGGGGTGTTCGATCTTGACCGACATCATTGAACGCAGCACGGAACAGTCGGCGGGCGCGGAAGCCGTTGGTGCGGAAAGCATCGGCGCGGAAGTCGTCGGTGAGGGGCTTGCGGGGAGGGTTCAGGCCCTTGCCAACGGTGAACTGGCGCCGTTCGTGGCGCCGTTGACCGTCCCGCCGGTCCTGCGGCCCGGCTCCGCCGACGTGCGGGAGGAGACCGAGATCGCGTTGCGGCCGACGTGGGTGCGCCTGCACCCACAGCTTCCGCCGACCCTGATGTGGGGGTATGACGGCTCGGTGCCGGGACCCACCATCGAGGTGCGGCGCGGGCAGCGGATCCGTATCGCCTGGACCAACCGCATTCCGGAGGGCGAGTATCCCGTCACGGCCGTCGAGGCCCCGCGCGGAGACCCGCAGAAGGACCCGCTGCCCAGCACCCAGCCGGGCCGCGGGGGCATCGAGCCGAACAAGGACGTGGCGGCACTGCCCGCCTGGTCGGTGACGCACCTGCACGGCGCGCAGACGGGCGGCGGCAACGACGGCTGGGCGGACAACGCGGTGGGGTTCGGAGACGCCCAGCTCTCCGAGTATCCGAACGACCACCAGGCAGTGCAGTGGTGGTATCACGACCACGCCATGAACATCACGCGCTGGAACGTCATGGCGGGGCTGTACGGCACGTACCTGGTCCGGGACGACGAGGAGGACGCGCTGCAACTGCCCTGCGGCGAGCGGGAGATACCGCTGCTCATCGCCGACAGGAACCTGGACACGGACGAGGGCGACGGGCGGCTGAACGGCCGCCTCCTGCACAAGACCACCATCGTCGACCCGAAGAACGCGGAGACGGGCAAGCCGGTCACCCTGCCCTTCTCGGGTCCCTACACGACGGTCAACGGCCGCATCTGGCCGTACGCGGACGTGGACGCGGCCTGGTACCGGTTCCGCCTGGTCAACGCGTCGAACGCGCGTATCTACGACCTGGTGCTCGTCGACGAGGACAACAACCCTGTGCGGGGCGTACTGCACCAGATCGGCAGCGACGGCGGGCTCCTGCCGCGCCCCGTGCCGGTCGACTTCGAAGGGGCGCTGCCCACGCTCACCGTCGCCCCGGCCGAGCGCATGGACCTGCTCATCGACTTCAGGGAGCTCGCCGGGCAGCGGCTGCGGCTGGTCAACAAGGGGCGGGCGCAGGCGCCCGGCGTGCCCGACGTGGCGAACGACGTGCGCTATCCGCAGGTCATGGAGTTCCGGGTGGGCGAGTGCGCCGAACCGGATACGTTCGAACTGCCGGAGGTCCTCTCGGGCTCCTTCCGCCCGCTCACGCACGACATCGCGCACGGCCACCGGCTGATCGTGCTGACCCCGCCCGCCACCAAGGGAGGCGGCGGCCACCCGGAGATCTGGGAGATGGCCGAGGTCGAGAAGCCCGGTGACATCCAGGTGCCGACCGAGGGGGTCATCCAGCTGCGCGGGGGCGACGGCAAGGTCAAGACGTACCGGAGGACCGCCCGCACGTTCAACGACGGCCTCGGCATCACCATCGCCGAGGGCAGCCACGAACAGTGGACGTTCCTGAACCTCGCCGCGAACCCGCCGGTGCTCCACCCGATGCACATCCACCTGGCGGACTTCCAGCTCCTCGGCAGGGACGCCTGCGACGTCTCGGGCTTTGACGTCACCATCGGCGGCACCCTCGCGCCCATAGCCGTCGACCCGCAGCGCCCTGTCCCGCCGGCCCCGAACGAGCGCGGCTGGAAGGACGTCTTCCGGGTGCCCGGCGGGCAGATGCTGCGCGTCATGGGCAAGTTCGACGGGGCGTACGGCCGCTTCATGTACCACTGCCACTTCCTGGAGCACGAGGACATGGGCATGATGCGGCCCTTCGTGGTGATGCCCAAGGAGGCGTTGAAGTTCGACCACGGCGCGGGGCACGGGGGTGGTCACGGAGACCACGACGGCTAGGCCTGCGTCGGCGGGCGGCCCGTAACGATCAGGCGGTCACGCCCGCGTGCAGGGCAGCGGCTCGCGCCAGGGCCCGCACGATCGGGTGCGGCCGCGAGCCGTCGCCGGCCAGCTCGGGCTGGAAGAGGGAGGCCAGGAAGAAGGGGTGGCCGGGGAGTTCGGCCATCCGTACCTGGCCGTCCTCGTCCTCGCCGGAGAAGCGCAGCCCGTGGGCCCGCAGTGTGTCGAGGTGGGCGGTGGGGCCGTACGAGCAGTGGTAGCGCTCGATCGACTTGCGGGCGCCGACGACGGACTCGGCGAGCGAGCCCTCCGCGATGGTCACCGTGCCCTCGTGGCCGACCAGCGAGCAGGCCAGCGGGGTGAGGAGCAGGTCGT
The sequence above is a segment of the Streptomyces sp. Je 1-369 genome. Coding sequences within it:
- a CDS encoding tetratricopeptide repeat protein, which produces MTTHTTKADLSQASQAARAARVARAEQACAEGESALERGDTGTAEACFRQALRLAGVVDGGAGGDAGGLDIGGDGGGLDVGGAGVSDAGGDAGGPDAGNVGFCDASAHTAGLDAGGMRVLDAAAPTGSPDAGSTRVLDAVAPTGSPDAGSTGASDTSAHTAGPDAGGTGALDAAALTGGLGTGGQAADVLPEGVARLAARAWTGAGRARLARGESEGAEVEFERAHALRPSAAGPLHWLGCAAAHRGDFAAAERHLTASLACAVPHGRSLVQRAYVHARAGHADAALDDLRAAALAGSLDDEARWLFAVLSGRTAREVALRLRRAALAALAPLAPHGGFAARGDEGWRRAGELLAAARWLGPGPWPSSPLYAVALMRGGRRAAAVALLDDAVRDDPADHRVTHTLAICLLNSPTDHRGSRWERCIAAWAALLHDAGFWAHVLSSASRRYGVTVEPSLVPVLRAGLREVLERRMPDDAGTRVAPGPLLQREADAAKLLAAVGGFPSSGGGGAALFCGPLRIADLGRSAEFGAFAAAWERSFADAREQSNADARDRSFADTREQSFADARDQSNADARDRTLADTREQSFTGARAQSNGGVQALSSAYASLTYAFSELGFAQLLLGQDKAADALAALSELRCPGCRARGGPGAAAVCEPACGRFDELNPGYAGVPDKHLRLSLDARGLALEARLSMGRSEMTSARPDFGAAAAYWRRALVHSREIDRYRETQTAIVDMALGAARAAHRDGRLSLAVSTLDATRSVIGANERGRLEGQLARVLADRGISVANDEEALLDRPAADLRRSVAFNPHLLRAQVSLGIVLRGLAAARWSSGSLSGARDTLHEAVDQLTAALMHFPDDPDLEEQREAAVADLNHVMWQPDESEQ
- the cyc2 gene encoding germacradienol/geosmin synthase Cyc2; this translates as MTQPFELPHFYMPYAARLNPHLEEARAHSTRWARDMGMLEGSGVWEQSDLDAHDYGLLCAYTHPDCDGPALSLITDWYVWVFFFDDHFLDMYKRTQDRSAGKAHLDRLPLFMPMDLSAAVPEPRNPVEAGLADLWARTVPAMSKDWRRRFAESTEHLLDESMWELSNINEGRIANPVEYIEMRRKVGGAPWSAGLIEYATAEVPASVAGTRPLRVLMETFADAVHLRNDLFSYQREVQDEGELSNGVLVLETFFDCTTQEAADTVNDVLTSRLHQFEHTAVTEVPAVAVAKGLSSSEVAAVAAYTRGLQDWQSGGHEWHLRSSRYMNEGAVGSSPLGGRTSPTDPTGVASLAGPTGLGTSGTHVAALLSAAGAERTRSFTHVPFQKVGPSRIPDLYMPFPLRLNPGLDTARQRITGWSHEMGLLEEGVWDEDKLAAYDLPLCAAGLDPDGTQQALDLSTQWLVWGTYGDDYYPLVYGNRRDLAAAKLCTERLSACMTLAGEPAPVPVNAMERGLVDLWARTTRDMTDRQRRVLRDAVDVMTESWVWEIFNQLHHRVPDPVDYLEMRRATFGADLTMGLCRMGHGPAVPPALYRSGPVRSLENAAVDYAMLVNDIFSYQKEIEYEGEFHNGILVVQNFFGCDYPSALRVIHDLTTQRLRQFEHVSTHEFPTLYEDFGLSREGRAAMDGYVADLKNWMAGILNWHHRCHRYGAQDLAGRAHGFLPDRAPRGAPTSPLRMVSSGMQDSWNFGGAPGVF
- the phsA gene encoding O-aminophenol oxidase PhsA — encoded protein: MGAEVVGEGLAGRVQALANGELAPFVAPLTVPPVLRPGSADVREETEIALRPTWVRLHPQLPPTLMWGYDGSVPGPTIEVRRGQRIRIAWTNRIPEGEYPVTAVEAPRGDPQKDPLPSTQPGRGGIEPNKDVAALPAWSVTHLHGAQTGGGNDGWADNAVGFGDAQLSEYPNDHQAVQWWYHDHAMNITRWNVMAGLYGTYLVRDDEEDALQLPCGEREIPLLIADRNLDTDEGDGRLNGRLLHKTTIVDPKNAETGKPVTLPFSGPYTTVNGRIWPYADVDAAWYRFRLVNASNARIYDLVLVDEDNNPVRGVLHQIGSDGGLLPRPVPVDFEGALPTLTVAPAERMDLLIDFRELAGQRLRLVNKGRAQAPGVPDVANDVRYPQVMEFRVGECAEPDTFELPEVLSGSFRPLTHDIAHGHRLIVLTPPATKGGGGHPEIWEMAEVEKPGDIQVPTEGVIQLRGGDGKVKTYRRTARTFNDGLGITIAEGSHEQWTFLNLAANPPVLHPMHIHLADFQLLGRDACDVSGFDVTIGGTLAPIAVDPQRPVPPAPNERGWKDVFRVPGGQMLRVMGKFDGAYGRFMYHCHFLEHEDMGMMRPFVVMPKEALKFDHGAGHGGGHGDHDG